From a region of the Desulfuromonas sp. KJ2020 genome:
- a CDS encoding penicillin-binding protein activator — protein sequence MKGMVIGVLALWFGLAGVPLALAVEQEVQVLPVAAAAAPDQQAFETGKTLLSLGQQEAALVALRTFLEDYPASDYAPQAHLLLARIFQTRGETDLVFLHLNRVPESAKGPEGRIVEGAALVSAGHLERGLALLTGVQSVTLPVEIRMLRLNALAEAYALQDRHLEALVLMHRMGELNAAVLVRAQRAMREELRDDELAEAAFMFAGGPLGLEADYVLATRAFERGDRQRAGRLLERLAQAKKDFPSRAEALNLLDRITGRPWLQRTIGAVLPLTGKFAPFGELVRKGMALAANIEEEGGSEVNLVFRDGGGEAETAAAAVRTLAREDRVMAVAGPLSGVAAEAAAVTAQSEAVPLMALSPRDGLATIGSYVFRNSLTSRLQVEALAHYAVVEKGLLGFAVLYPENRLGREMAELFTAAVEARGGVVVKTQGFPTEGTDFRRSIKLLLNQDPDAPEEEAPAEEEESGEEAESVEEETSVCATLDFEALFIPDYADRVGLLVPQLAYYEVENVQLLGINGWNSPELIRVAGNYVEKAVFVDGFFPYSPYPFVQDFVARYFEVYGEEPSILEAQGYDVATILLSILSRPEIRTREDFRQALMQVVNYPGVTGATSFNTDGEAEKVLFLLQVQNGNIVQIN from the coding sequence ATGAAAGGCATGGTAATCGGGGTCCTGGCCCTGTGGTTCGGTCTGGCCGGCGTGCCATTGGCACTGGCCGTGGAACAAGAGGTGCAGGTGTTGCCGGTAGCGGCAGCGGCCGCACCGGACCAGCAGGCCTTCGAGACGGGCAAAACCTTGCTGTCTTTGGGTCAGCAGGAAGCCGCCCTGGTGGCACTGCGGACTTTTCTGGAGGATTATCCCGCTTCCGATTATGCGCCTCAGGCCCACCTGCTGTTGGCCAGGATCTTTCAGACCCGTGGAGAGACGGACCTGGTTTTTCTTCACCTGAACCGTGTCCCGGAAAGTGCCAAGGGACCGGAAGGCCGGATCGTTGAAGGAGCCGCCCTGGTTTCGGCCGGCCACCTTGAACGCGGCCTGGCTTTGTTGACGGGGGTCCAGTCGGTCACGCTGCCAGTTGAAATCCGGATGCTGCGCCTGAATGCGCTGGCTGAGGCATATGCCCTGCAGGACAGGCATCTTGAAGCGTTGGTGTTGATGCACCGGATGGGGGAGCTGAATGCGGCGGTGCTCGTTCGCGCCCAGCGCGCCATGCGTGAAGAATTACGTGATGATGAGTTGGCCGAGGCCGCCTTCATGTTTGCCGGCGGCCCCTTAGGCCTTGAAGCCGATTACGTGCTGGCCACTCGCGCTTTTGAGCGGGGAGACAGGCAAAGAGCCGGGCGTCTGCTGGAGCGCCTTGCCCAGGCGAAAAAAGATTTTCCCTCCCGGGCGGAAGCCCTGAATCTTCTGGACCGGATAACCGGTCGGCCCTGGCTGCAGCGAACCATTGGGGCGGTGTTGCCTTTGACTGGAAAGTTTGCCCCTTTTGGCGAACTGGTGCGTAAAGGCATGGCGCTGGCCGCTAACATCGAAGAGGAAGGCGGTTCGGAGGTTAACCTAGTTTTTCGTGATGGCGGAGGCGAAGCCGAGACCGCGGCCGCTGCCGTCAGAACGTTGGCCAGGGAAGACCGCGTCATGGCGGTAGCCGGTCCCCTGTCCGGCGTGGCCGCCGAAGCCGCTGCTGTGACCGCGCAGTCAGAGGCGGTGCCGCTCATGGCTCTCTCTCCGCGAGACGGTCTAGCTACGATCGGCTCCTACGTGTTCCGAAATTCCCTGACCAGCCGCTTGCAGGTGGAAGCATTGGCCCACTACGCCGTGGTTGAAAAAGGACTGCTCGGTTTCGCCGTTCTTTACCCGGAAAATCGACTGGGTCGGGAGATGGCGGAACTCTTCACCGCCGCCGTGGAGGCACGCGGCGGGGTCGTAGTGAAGACTCAAGGCTTTCCGACGGAAGGTACGGATTTTCGCCGCTCCATCAAATTGCTGCTGAACCAGGATCCTGATGCGCCGGAAGAAGAAGCGCCGGCGGAAGAAGAGGAGTCGGGCGAAGAAGCGGAGTCGGTCGAAGAAGAGACGTCTGTCTGCGCCACGCTGGATTTTGAGGCGCTCTTTATTCCGGATTACGCCGACCGCGTCGGCTTGCTGGTGCCCCAGCTGGCCTATTACGAGGTTGAGAATGTGCAGCTTCTCGGCATCAACGGCTGGAATTCACCGGAGTTGATTCGCGTGGCCGGTAATTATGTGGAAAAAGCTGTTTTTGTCGACGGATTCTTCCCTTACAGCCCTTATCCCTTCGTCCAGGATTTTGTCGCTCGCTATTTCGAGGTCTACGGAGAAGAGCCGTCTATCCTGGAGGCTCAGGGCTATGACGTCGCCACCATCCTGTTGTCGATTCTGTCGCGTCCGGAGATAAGGACGAGAGAAGACTTTCGGCAGGCGCTCATGCAGGTCGTCAACTATCCCGGTGTCACCGGGGCCACCTCTTTCAACACGGATGGCGAGGCGGAAAAGGTTCTTTTTCTGCTGCAGGTTCAGAACGGAAATATCGTGCAGATCAATTGA
- a CDS encoding putative 2-dehydropantoate 2-reductase — translation MKIAIIGAGALGLYYGAMLQRSGHDVQFLLRRDYTAIREKGLTVTSVTGDFHLPVVRGVKAAADLDHADLVIVGLKTFHNDQLPELCRPAVGENTVLLTLQNGLGNEERLAATFGEDRVMGGVAFLCSNRGEPGTVHHLGQGAIRLGEFRGGASARAEETAALFRQAGVPCEAVADLARARWEKLVWNIPFNGLCALTQRPTGDLLASTAIQQEVEAIMREVIAGANAQGLSSPIEAAEVVPRLLEVTETMGDYRPSMMIDRQEGRPLELDAIYGRALSLASARHVDMAKTRLLFALLQLGEES, via the coding sequence ATGAAAATAGCCATTATCGGAGCTGGGGCTCTCGGTCTTTACTACGGGGCCATGCTGCAGCGAAGCGGCCATGACGTTCAGTTTCTGTTGAGGCGGGACTATACGGCGATCCGCGAGAAGGGGCTGACCGTCACCTCGGTAACTGGCGACTTTCACCTCCCCGTGGTCCGCGGTGTCAAGGCGGCCGCCGATCTGGATCATGCCGACTTGGTCATTGTCGGCCTGAAAACTTTTCACAATGATCAGCTGCCCGAACTCTGCCGACCGGCGGTGGGCGAAAATACCGTTCTTCTGACCCTGCAAAACGGTCTGGGGAACGAAGAACGGCTGGCTGCTACCTTTGGCGAGGATCGTGTCATGGGGGGTGTGGCGTTTTTGTGCTCCAATCGCGGGGAACCCGGCACTGTCCACCATCTGGGGCAGGGGGCCATACGGCTGGGAGAATTCAGGGGTGGCGCCTCGGCACGGGCGGAAGAGACCGCGGCACTCTTCCGGCAGGCCGGCGTCCCCTGCGAGGCGGTCGCTGATCTCGCCAGAGCCCGCTGGGAAAAACTGGTCTGGAATATCCCGTTCAACGGACTCTGCGCCCTGACCCAGCGCCCCACCGGAGACCTGCTCGCCTCAACCGCCATTCAACAAGAGGTGGAAGCCATCATGCGAGAAGTCATCGCCGGCGCCAACGCGCAGGGGCTCAGCTCCCCCATTGAGGCGGCCGAGGTTGTTCCCCGTCTTTTGGAGGTAACCGAAACGATGGGCGATTATCGCCCCAGCATGATGATCGATCGGCAGGAAGGGCGCCCCCTTGAGCTGGACGCCATCTACGGCAGAGCCCTGTCCCTGGCGTCAGCCAGGCATGTCGATATGGCAAAAACCCGCCTGCTCTTTGCCCTGCTGCAACTTGGCGAAGAGAGCTGA
- a CDS encoding CarD family transcriptional regulator: MFKVGDKAVYPAQGVGVIEAIEAKEFAGQKHEFYVLRIVDSDMLIMVPVSNAGNVGLRGLIGKDQIPSLYDVLGDKQADASGGVSWSRRQREYNEKIKSGDLFEVAEVLRELYLIKEGKELSYGEKKVLELARKLLVKEIALAEGAEENLVVERLENCFLN, encoded by the coding sequence ATGTTTAAAGTCGGTGATAAGGCAGTATACCCCGCACAAGGGGTAGGGGTGATCGAGGCGATTGAAGCCAAGGAGTTTGCCGGACAAAAGCATGAGTTTTATGTCCTTCGGATCGTTGACAGCGATATGCTTATCATGGTTCCGGTATCCAATGCAGGCAATGTGGGTTTGCGGGGTCTGATCGGCAAGGACCAGATTCCCTCTCTTTACGATGTGCTCGGCGACAAGCAGGCAGATGCCAGCGGCGGCGTCTCCTGGAGCAGAAGGCAGCGGGAATACAACGAAAAGATCAAGTCCGGCGATCTCTTTGAGGTGGCGGAAGTTCTTCGCGAGCTCTATCTCATCAAGGAAGGCAAGGAGCTTTCCTACGGGGAGAAAAAGGTTCTCGAGCTGGCCCGTAAGCTGCTGGTCAAAGAAATTGCGTTGGCGGAAGGCGCCGAGGAGAACCTAGTCGTCGAGCGCCTGGAAAACTGCTTCCTGAACTAG
- the ispD gene encoding 2-C-methyl-D-erythritol 4-phosphate cytidylyltransferase translates to MSVIVLIPAAGLGRRMGAAVNKQYLRLAGRPILAHTLACFDHHPLVDAIYVISPPAEISFCQKEVVRRYGFAKVREIVAGGAERQDSVRHGLLACGANPDDIILIHDGVRPFFPAHRLADLVESAKRTGACLAGVPVKDTIKEVRQGMVSGTPDRSCLWQAQTPQAFRFEIIAKAHQQALADGFLGTDDASLVERLGLPVAMVEGDYRNIKITTPEDLVAAEAIWRAGQEDSPC, encoded by the coding sequence ATGAGTGTCATCGTTCTGATCCCCGCCGCCGGCCTGGGGCGCCGTATGGGAGCCGCTGTCAACAAGCAGTACCTCCGTCTGGCGGGACGACCCATTCTGGCTCATACCCTCGCCTGTTTCGACCATCATCCCCTCGTTGATGCGATTTATGTCATCTCTCCCCCAGCGGAGATCTCCTTCTGCCAGAAGGAGGTGGTGCGCCGGTACGGTTTCGCCAAGGTGCGGGAGATCGTGGCAGGCGGCGCCGAGCGCCAGGATTCCGTGCGTCATGGCTTGCTGGCCTGCGGTGCGAACCCCGACGACATCATTCTGATTCATGACGGGGTGCGTCCCTTCTTCCCTGCCCATCGTCTGGCGGATCTCGTCGAGAGCGCCAAGCGTACTGGCGCCTGCCTGGCGGGGGTGCCAGTCAAAGATACCATTAAGGAAGTACGGCAAGGGATGGTGTCTGGCACCCCGGATCGCAGTTGCCTCTGGCAGGCGCAGACCCCCCAGGCCTTCCGTTTCGAGATTATCGCCAAGGCCCACCAGCAGGCGCTGGCGGATGGTTTTCTCGGCACGGATGACGCCAGTCTGGTGGAGCGACTGGGACTGCCCGTAGCCATGGTCGAGGGCGACTACCGCAACATCAAGATCACAACGCCGGAAGATCTGGTGGCCGCCGAGGCCATCTGGCGGGCCGGCCAGGAGGATTCCCCATGCTGA
- the ispF gene encoding 2-C-methyl-D-erythritol 2,4-cyclodiphosphate synthase, producing MRVGHGYDVHGLVPDRKLILGGVEIPYELGLLGHSDADVLLHAICDAILGALALGDIGRHFPDTDPAYRGISSLVLLRHVMTLAEEKGYAIGNIDATVIAQRPKLAPYIGEMVRHIAEACTTESTRVNVKATTTEKLGFEGRGEGISTHAVVLLQKIRD from the coding sequence CTGAGAGTCGGTCATGGCTACGATGTCCACGGTCTGGTACCGGATCGGAAACTCATTCTTGGTGGCGTTGAGATTCCCTATGAACTCGGCCTGCTGGGCCACTCCGATGCGGACGTCCTCCTGCACGCCATCTGTGACGCGATCCTGGGGGCCTTGGCTCTCGGGGATATCGGCCGGCACTTTCCCGATACCGATCCGGCTTATCGGGGCATCTCCAGCCTGGTCCTGCTCAGACATGTCATGACACTGGCAGAAGAGAAGGGCTACGCCATCGGCAATATCGATGCGACCGTCATCGCTCAACGCCCCAAACTGGCCCCTTATATCGGGGAGATGGTCCGCCATATTGCCGAAGCCTGCACCACGGAGAGCACCAGAGTCAATGTGAAGGCGACCACGACGGAAAAACTGGGATTCGAGGGGCGGGGTGAGGGCATTTCGACCCACGCCGTTGTCCTCCTGCAGAAGATCAGGGACTAA
- a CDS encoding glutamine--tRNA ligase/YqeY domain fusion protein, with protein sequence MSTPDAAPVSHFIRNIISADLKEQRVVGPVVTRFPPEPNGYLHIGHAKSICLNFGLAADFGGRCHLRLDDTNPEKESVEYVEAIKDAVRWLGFDWGEHLYYASDYYEQLYDFACQLIAAGKAYVDSLKPDEVRAMRGTLTEPGQESPYRSRTVEENLDLFRRMRAGEFPDGAHTLRAKIDMTSPNMNLRDPVMYRIQRASHYRTGNQWCIYPMYDFAHPLSDAIEGVTHSICTLEFEDHRPLYDWFIDNLSLPSRPRQYEFARLNLEYTVMSKRKLLELVQKKDVAGWDDPRMPTIAGLRRRGFTPTAIRTFCDRIGVGKSDSWIDMSVLEDCLREDLNETAPRVMGVLRPLKLVIENYPEDQVEEFEAANHPQRPEMGSRLVPFCREVYIDREDFMEDPPKKFFRLAPGQEVRLRYGYIIKCERVIKDEQTGEVVEVRCSYDPQTRGAAPADGRKVKGTIHWVSARHAVEAEVRLYDRLFSQANPSGDKDGTDYRSHLNSDSLEVLVKCPVEPSLAQAATGQVFQFERQGYFCVDARDSAAGALVFNRAATLRDSWAKAGN encoded by the coding sequence ATGAGCACGCCAGACGCTGCACCGGTATCTCACTTTATCCGTAACATCATCAGTGCCGACCTCAAGGAACAGAGAGTGGTGGGGCCGGTGGTGACGCGATTTCCGCCGGAGCCCAATGGTTACCTGCACATCGGCCATGCCAAGTCCATCTGTCTGAATTTCGGCCTGGCGGCCGATTTCGGCGGGCGCTGCCATCTGCGTCTGGACGACACCAATCCGGAAAAGGAGAGCGTCGAGTATGTCGAGGCCATTAAGGATGCCGTGCGCTGGCTGGGTTTCGACTGGGGAGAGCACCTCTACTACGCCTCGGATTATTACGAGCAGCTCTACGATTTTGCCTGCCAGCTCATTGCGGCTGGCAAGGCCTATGTCGACAGCCTCAAGCCGGACGAGGTACGCGCCATGCGCGGCACCCTGACCGAGCCGGGGCAGGAGAGCCCCTACCGCAGCCGTACCGTCGAGGAGAATCTGGACCTCTTTCGCCGCATGCGGGCCGGCGAGTTCCCGGACGGCGCCCATACGCTGCGTGCCAAGATCGATATGACCTCGCCCAACATGAATCTGCGCGATCCGGTCATGTACCGCATCCAGCGGGCGAGCCATTACCGTACGGGCAATCAGTGGTGCATCTACCCGATGTACGACTTCGCCCACCCCTTGTCGGACGCCATTGAAGGGGTGACCCATTCCATCTGCACGCTGGAGTTCGAAGATCATCGACCCCTCTACGACTGGTTTATCGATAATCTGAGCCTGCCCAGCCGCCCCCGTCAGTATGAGTTTGCCCGTCTCAACCTTGAATACACCGTGATGAGCAAACGCAAGCTGCTGGAGCTGGTGCAGAAGAAGGACGTAGCGGGTTGGGATGACCCCCGCATGCCGACCATTGCCGGCCTGCGCCGACGCGGCTTCACCCCCACGGCTATCCGCACCTTCTGTGACCGGATCGGCGTCGGCAAGAGCGACAGCTGGATCGACATGAGCGTCCTCGAGGATTGCCTGCGCGAAGACCTCAATGAAACGGCGCCCCGGGTTATGGGCGTACTTCGCCCCCTCAAGCTGGTCATCGAGAATTACCCGGAAGACCAGGTGGAGGAATTCGAAGCAGCCAATCATCCCCAGCGCCCCGAAATGGGCAGCCGCCTCGTGCCCTTCTGCCGGGAAGTCTATATCGACCGCGAGGACTTCATGGAAGATCCGCCCAAAAAGTTTTTCCGGCTGGCGCCGGGGCAGGAGGTCCGCCTGCGCTATGGCTACATCATCAAATGCGAGCGCGTCATCAAGGACGAGCAGACGGGCGAGGTAGTTGAAGTGCGCTGCAGCTACGATCCCCAGACTCGGGGGGCGGCCCCGGCCGACGGCCGCAAGGTCAAGGGAACGATCCACTGGGTGTCGGCCCGGCATGCGGTCGAGGCCGAGGTGCGGCTTTACGACCGTCTCTTCAGCCAGGCCAACCCGTCCGGGGACAAGGACGGCACCGACTACCGGAGCCACCTCAATTCCGACTCCCTGGAAGTTCTGGTGAAATGCCCGGTCGAGCCTTCGCTGGCCCAGGCTGCGACCGGGCAGGTCTTCCAGTTTGAGCGCCAGGGCTATTTCTGTGTCGATGCACGGGATTCAGCGGCCGGAGCCCTGGTTTTCAATCGGGCGGCCACCCTCAGGGATTCCTGGGCCAAGGCGGGCAACTGA
- the cysS gene encoding cysteine--tRNA ligase: MTLRVFNTLSGNKEEFVPLQPGKVGMYVCGVTVYDYCHIGHARANIVFDIVYRYLRFAGYDVTYVRNYTDVDDKIIKRANERGISSKELSEEFIRAFDEDMAALGLEQPTHQPKATEFIPQIQAIVQRLIDKGMAYEAEGDVYYAVDKFPDYLKLSKRNMDEMRAGARIAPGERKRNPMDFALWKAAKPGEPAWESPWGPGRPGWHIECSAMSVEFLGESFDIHGGGKDLVFPHHENEIAQSEGAFEQPFVKYWLHNGFVNVNQEKMSKSLGNFFTIRDILKKYDPEVVRFFILSAHYRSPIDFSDQNLEDAKAGLTRFYESLKAAHDILEKTPIPSQVPCEVVKDEEREVYDRIEALEDRFCEAMDDDFNTALAIGHLFEAVRGMNRIMGEKRFDECPLSLLVLKDGLTKVEKLGGVLGLFRSAPAVWLAKTQEEGLADSGLSPAVIENLIEERKQARKNRDFARADAIRDELAAKGVLLLDSPEGTTWKLK, encoded by the coding sequence ATGACCTTGCGCGTTTTCAATACCCTCAGCGGCAACAAGGAAGAATTCGTACCGCTGCAGCCCGGTAAGGTGGGCATGTACGTCTGTGGCGTCACGGTCTACGACTACTGCCACATCGGCCATGCCCGGGCCAATATCGTCTTTGACATCGTCTACCGTTATCTGCGTTTTGCCGGTTACGACGTCACCTACGTGCGCAATTACACCGACGTCGACGACAAGATTATCAAGCGGGCCAATGAGCGGGGGATTTCCAGCAAGGAGCTCTCCGAAGAATTCATCCGGGCTTTTGACGAGGATATGGCCGCTCTGGGCCTGGAACAGCCGACCCACCAGCCCAAGGCGACCGAGTTCATTCCCCAGATCCAGGCCATTGTGCAGAGACTGATCGATAAAGGGATGGCCTACGAAGCGGAGGGGGACGTCTATTACGCCGTCGATAAATTTCCCGACTATCTCAAACTGAGCAAGCGCAACATGGACGAGATGCGGGCCGGCGCCCGTATCGCGCCCGGGGAACGCAAGCGCAACCCCATGGATTTTGCCCTGTGGAAGGCCGCCAAGCCGGGGGAGCCCGCCTGGGAGTCGCCCTGGGGACCGGGACGGCCGGGCTGGCACATCGAGTGCTCGGCCATGTCGGTGGAATTTCTCGGGGAGTCCTTCGATATTCATGGCGGCGGCAAAGATCTGGTCTTTCCCCACCATGAAAACGAAATAGCCCAGAGTGAAGGTGCTTTTGAGCAGCCCTTTGTCAAATACTGGCTGCACAACGGCTTCGTCAACGTGAACCAGGAGAAGATGAGCAAGTCCCTGGGCAATTTCTTTACCATCCGCGACATCCTGAAAAAATACGATCCCGAAGTGGTGCGCTTCTTCATCCTGTCGGCCCACTACCGTTCTCCCATCGATTTCTCTGACCAGAACCTGGAGGACGCCAAGGCCGGGCTGACCCGCTTTTACGAATCCCTCAAAGCGGCCCACGATATCCTCGAGAAGACGCCGATTCCCAGCCAGGTTCCCTGTGAAGTGGTCAAGGACGAGGAACGGGAGGTCTATGACCGCATCGAAGCCCTGGAAGACCGCTTCTGCGAGGCCATGGACGATGACTTCAACACCGCTCTGGCCATTGGCCATCTCTTCGAAGCGGTTCGCGGCATGAATCGCATCATGGGCGAAAAGCGTTTCGACGAATGCCCGCTGTCCCTGCTGGTTCTTAAAGACGGTCTGACCAAGGTCGAGAAGCTGGGGGGTGTCCTGGGACTCTTCCGTTCCGCACCGGCCGTCTGGCTGGCTAAAACCCAGGAAGAAGGTCTCGCCGACAGTGGCCTGAGTCCGGCCGTGATCGAAAACCTGATCGAGGAACGCAAGCAGGCCCGAAAAAACCGGGATTTCGCCCGGGCCGACGCCATCCGCGACGAGCTGGCCGCCAAGGGTGTTCTTTTGCTGGACTCGCCCGAGGGGACGACCTGGAAACTCAAGTAG
- the uvrB gene encoding excinuclease ABC subunit UvrB, whose protein sequence is MARFELKSDYQPRGDQPRAIKELVEGVQRQDPHQVLLGVTGSGKTFTMANVVAEVQRPTLVLAHNKTLAAQLYGEFKELFPNNAVEYFVSYYDYYQPEAYVPSTDTFIEKDSSINEEIDKLRHSATRSLLSRRDVLIVASVSCIYGLGSPEAYYGMLVGLEEGMELPRDELLRKLVEIQYSRNDVDFHRGTFRVRGDTVEIFPAYEEDRALRVTYFGDEIESISEVDPLRGRIIDRLPKTAIFPASHYVATKPTLDRAIVEIQDELRERIQYFRANNMLLEAQRIEQRTLFDIEMMEEMGYCQGIENYSRFLDGRQPGKPPATLFDYFPEDALLFIDESHATVSQIGAMYRGDRSRKETLVNFGFRLPSALDNRPLTFEEFEAKGIQTVYVSATPADYELQKAQGVVVEQIVRPTGLVDPPIEVRPAGEQVDDLIHEIRATAAAGERVLVTTLTKRMAEDLTAYLEELQIKVRYLHSDIHTVERMEIIRDLRQGVFDVLIGINLLREGLDIPEVSLVAILDADKEGFLRSERSLIQTCGRAARNVNGHVIMYGDRITRSMQACIDETQRRRTAQLAYNEAHGITPETVKKSLRTILEDIAEKDYVEVPLAAEAPDKYRSAKEIEKEIKELRQQMLQAAAELEFEKAAEYRDRLLALEKYDLGLK, encoded by the coding sequence ATGGCACGGTTCGAACTGAAATCCGACTATCAGCCCCGCGGCGATCAGCCGCGCGCCATCAAGGAACTGGTGGAAGGAGTCCAACGCCAGGATCCCCATCAGGTCCTGCTGGGCGTGACGGGTTCCGGCAAGACCTTCACCATGGCCAACGTGGTCGCCGAAGTGCAGCGGCCCACACTGGTGCTGGCCCACAACAAGACGCTGGCCGCCCAGCTTTACGGGGAGTTCAAGGAGCTTTTCCCCAACAACGCCGTGGAGTATTTCGTCTCCTACTACGATTACTACCAGCCCGAAGCCTACGTTCCCTCCACCGACACCTTCATCGAGAAGGATTCCTCCATCAACGAAGAGATCGACAAGCTGCGCCACAGTGCCACGCGCAGCCTGCTCAGCCGGCGGGACGTCCTCATCGTGGCCTCCGTTTCCTGCATCTACGGTCTCGGTTCGCCAGAGGCCTATTACGGCATGCTGGTCGGGCTGGAAGAAGGGATGGAACTTCCCCGCGACGAATTGCTGCGCAAGCTGGTGGAGATCCAGTACAGCCGCAACGATGTCGACTTTCATCGCGGCACCTTCCGGGTGCGGGGGGACACCGTCGAGATCTTTCCGGCCTACGAAGAAGACCGGGCCCTGCGCGTCACCTATTTCGGCGATGAGATCGAATCGATCAGCGAGGTCGATCCCCTGCGTGGCCGGATCATCGACCGCCTGCCGAAGACGGCCATCTTCCCCGCCAGTCACTACGTGGCCACCAAACCGACCCTCGACCGCGCCATCGTCGAAATTCAGGACGAGCTTCGGGAACGCATCCAGTATTTCCGCGCCAACAACATGCTGCTGGAAGCGCAGCGCATCGAACAGCGCACCCTCTTCGATATCGAGATGATGGAAGAGATGGGCTACTGTCAGGGAATCGAAAACTATTCCCGCTTTCTCGATGGTCGCCAGCCCGGTAAGCCGCCGGCCACCCTCTTCGACTACTTCCCCGAAGATGCCCTGCTCTTCATCGACGAGAGCCATGCCACCGTGTCCCAGATCGGGGCCATGTACCGCGGCGACCGCTCGCGCAAGGAAACCCTCGTCAACTTCGGTTTCCGCCTGCCCTCGGCGCTTGACAACCGGCCGCTGACCTTCGAGGAGTTTGAGGCCAAGGGGATACAGACGGTGTACGTTTCGGCCACTCCCGCCGACTATGAACTCCAGAAGGCGCAAGGCGTGGTGGTGGAACAGATCGTGCGCCCGACGGGACTCGTCGATCCCCCCATCGAGGTGCGTCCGGCCGGTGAGCAGGTCGACGACCTCATTCACGAAATCCGGGCGACGGCAGCGGCCGGTGAGCGGGTGCTGGTGACGACCCTGACCAAGCGCATGGCCGAAGATCTCACCGCCTATCTTGAAGAGCTCCAGATCAAGGTGCGCTACCTCCATTCGGACATCCACACGGTGGAGCGCATGGAGATCATCCGTGATCTGCGCCAGGGGGTTTTCGATGTCCTTATCGGCATCAACCTGCTGCGGGAGGGGCTCGATATTCCGGAGGTCTCCCTGGTGGCCATTCTCGACGCCGACAAGGAGGGTTTCCTGCGCAGCGAGCGCTCGCTGATTCAGACCTGCGGGCGGGCGGCCCGCAACGTCAACGGCCACGTCATCATGTATGGCGACCGCATCACCCGCTCCATGCAGGCCTGCATCGACGAGACCCAACGCCGCCGCACCGCCCAGCTGGCCTACAACGAGGCCCATGGCATTACCCCGGAGACGGTCAAGAAGTCGCTGCGCACCATTCTGGAGGATATTGCCGAAAAGGATTATGTCGAGGTACCCCTGGCCGCGGAGGCGCCGGACAAATATCGCAGCGCCAAAGAGATCGAAAAGGAAATCAAGGAGCTGCGTCAGCAGATGCTGCAGGCGGCCGCCGAACTTGAATTTGAAAAGGCGGCCGAATACCGGGATCGCCTGCTGGCCTTGGAAAAGTATGATCTGGGGTTGAAGTAG